The genomic region TTTTTAAAGTTTTTTCCCAACTCAACCGACAAGGCACGCCCACTTATGCAATGTTTTTTTCCCTTTCTTTTTCTCTCATAGGGCTTTTAGTCCAAATTTATGCCAAAGAAAATGTCGTGGAAGCTTTGATTAATGTGATCAGTTTCACGGTGATTATCGTGTGGGTTAGCGTGTCCGTTTCGCAATATTCTTTCCGCAAGCAATACTTAAAAGCCGGGCATTCTTTAGAAGATTTGCCCTATAAAGCCCCTTTCCTGCCCTTTTTGCAACTCATAGGGATCACGGGGTGTATTATCGGCGTGATCGGTTCGGCTATGGATAAGGATCAACGCATCGGGATGATTTTGACGATTGTTTTTGCTGTTGTGTGTTACATTGGATACTATTTTACACAAAAAGCTAATGAAAATAACAAAAAAGATTTGATATAATCTTTTTTTAATTTTGAAGTTTAGCAAATTTTAAGGAAGTAACCATGATGAAAAAAACCCTTTTTATCTCTTTGGCTTTAGCGTTAAGCTTGAATGCGGGCAATATCCAAATCCAAAGCATGCCCAAAGTGAAAGAGCGCATAAGCGTCCCTTCTAAAGACGATACGATCTATTCTTACCACGATTCTATTAAGGATTCTATTAAGGCGGTGGTGAATATCTCTACTGAAAAGAAGATTAAAAACAATTTTATAGGTGGCGGTGTGTTTAATGACCCCTTTTTCCAACAATTTTTTGGGGATTTGGGCGGCATGATCCCTAAAGAAAGAATGGAAAGGGCTTTAGGCAGTGGCGTCATCATTTCTAAAGATGGCTATATTGTGACGAATAACCATGTGATTGATGGCGCGGATAAGATTAAAGTTACTATTCCAGGGAGCAATAAAGAATATTCCGCCACTTTAGTAGGCACGGATTCTGAAAGCGATTTGGCCGTGATTCGCATCACTAAAGACAACCTGCCCACGATCAAATTCTCTGATTCTAATGATATTTTAGTGGGCGATTTGGTTTTTGCGATTGGTAACCCTTTTGGCGTGGGCGAAAGCGTTACGCAAGGCATTGTTTCAGCGCTCAATAAAAGCGGGATTGGGATCAACAGCTATGAAAATTTCATTCAAACAGACGCTTCTATCAATCCTGGAAATTCCGGCGGCGCTTTGATTGATAGCCGTGGAGGGTTAGTGGGGATCAATACCGCTATTATCTCTAAAACTGGGGGCAACCACGGCATTGGCTTTGCCATCCCTTCTAACATGGTTAAAGATATTGTAACCCAACTCATCAAAACCGGTAAGATTGAGAGAGGTTACTTGGGCGTGGGCTTGCAAGATTTGAGCAGCGATTTGCAAAATTCTTATGACAATAAAGAAGGGGCGGTGGTCATTAGCGTAGAAAAAGACTCTCCGGCTAAAAAAGCAGGGATTTTGGTGTGGGATTTGATCACCGAAGTCAATGGCAAAAAAGTTAAAAACACGAACGAATTGAGAAACCT from Helicobacter pylori harbors:
- a CDS encoding Do family serine endopeptidase, which translates into the protein MMKKTLFISLALALSLNAGNIQIQSMPKVKERISVPSKDDTIYSYHDSIKDSIKAVVNISTEKKIKNNFIGGGVFNDPFFQQFFGDLGGMIPKERMERALGSGVIISKDGYIVTNNHVIDGADKIKVTIPGSNKEYSATLVGTDSESDLAVIRITKDNLPTIKFSDSNDILVGDLVFAIGNPFGVGESVTQGIVSALNKSGIGINSYENFIQTDASINPGNSGGALIDSRGGLVGINTAIISKTGGNHGIGFAIPSNMVKDIVTQLIKTGKIERGYLGVGLQDLSSDLQNSYDNKEGAVVISVEKDSPAKKAGILVWDLITEVNGKKVKNTNELRNLIGSMLPNQRVTLKVVRDKKERAFTLTLAERKNPNKKETISAQNGAQGQLNGLQVEDLTQKTKRSMRLSDDVQGVLVSQVNENSPAEQAGFRQGNIITKIEEVEVKSVADFNHALEKYKGKPKRFLVLDLNQGYRIILVK